The Corvus moneduloides isolate bCorMon1 chromosome 25, bCorMon1.pri, whole genome shotgun sequence genome includes a window with the following:
- the SIDT2 gene encoding SID1 transmembrane family member 2 isoform X5, which yields MSGAGAAALAWALLAGALLSPPPVRPQLQLQPRRDRDVQEKEAQFNTTYIDWVDANLLNIYAFNHSVRRNRTEGVRVSVNVLSDHKDRPVLFVVRQKEAVVSFQVPLILRGLYQRKYAYQEVSRTLCQPQTKAEVETQHFYVDVSTLSLNTSYQLRVTRVENFVLRTNERFSFNATAAQPQYFKYEFPEEVDSVIVKVTSAMAFPCSVISIQDILCPVYDLDNNVAFIGMYQTMTKKAAITVQKKDFPSHSFYVVVVVKTEDEVCGGPLPYYPLSKDASPDEPVDQHNRQKTLEVMVSPAITSEAYVRSVLFCLGIFLSFYVLTLLIACWESCWQHKRKGLLAAMDSPNLDTASLLGHSRSIPDSFLNHGPYDSYGYGSFGNGSSSSTEGITDSLGSAEVSYNYVGQEQFKRRTPSTPMRPLSIAMGERSLENVAGRPRMDSLSSIEEDDYDTLADIDYDKNVIRTKQYLCVADLARKDKRVLRKKYQIYFWNIATIAVFYALPVVQLVITYQTVVNVTGNQDICYYNFLCAHPLGNLSAFNNILSNLGYVLLGLLFLLIILQREINYNRALLRNDAHALECGIPKHFGLFYAMGTALMMEGLLSACYHVCPNYTNFQFDTSFMYMIAGLCMLKLYQKRHPDINASAYSAYACLALVIFFSVVGVVFGKGNTAFWIVFSVIHIVATLLLSTQLYYMGRWKLDSGILRRILHVLYTDCVRQCSGPMYVDRMVLLVMGNIINWSLSAAASASSSSPCSASSAPLWSGALPSSSSSRGSAPGRKRQLNPGSTTVTASCSTSLTTTTSGISSPPSPCSAPSWCC from the exons ATGTCGGGCGCCGGGGCGGCCGCGCTGGCCTGGGCGCTGCTGGCCGGGGCACTGCTGTCCCCGCCGCCCGTCcggccccagctccagctccagccgcGCAGGGACCGCGACGTGCAGGAAAAGGAAGCGCAGTTCAACACCACCTACATCGACTGGGTGGACGCTAACCTGCTCAACATCTACGCCTTCAACCACAGCGTCCGGAGGAACAGG ACCGAGGGCGTGCGGGTGTCGGTCAACGTCCTCTCGGACCACAAGGACCGGCCCGTCCTCTTCGTGGTGAGGCAGAAGGAGGCGGTGGTCTCCTTCCAGGTGCCGCTCATCCTCCGGGGCCT GTACCAGCGGAAATACGCGTACCAGGAGGTGAGCCGCACGCTCTGCCAGCCGCAGACCAAGGCCGAGGTGGAGACCCAGCACTTCTACGTGGATGTCTCCACGCTCTCCCTCAACACTTCCTACCAGCTGCGGGTCACCCGCGTGGAGAATTTTGTGCTGCG GACCAATGAAAGGTTCAGCTTCAACGCCACGGCCGCCCAGCCACAG TACTTCAAGTATGAGTTCCCTGAGGAGGTGGACTCAGTGATTGTGAAGGTGACCTCGGCCATGGCCTTCCCCTGCTCCGTCATCTCCATCCAGGACATCCTG TGCCCCGTCTACGACCTGGACAACAACGTGGCCTTCATCGGGATGTACCAGACCATGACGAAGAAGGCGGCCATCACGGTGCAG AAGAAGGATTTCCCCAGCCATAGCTTCtatgtggtggtggtggtgaagaCGGAGGACGAGGTGTGCGGGGGGCCTCTGCCCTACTACCCCCTCTCCAAGGATGCCTCTCCAG ATGAACCCGTGGATCAGCACAACCGGCAGAAGACACTGGAGGTGATGGTGTCACCTGCCATAACCT ccgAGGCCTACGTGCGCAGTGTGCTCTTCTGTCTCGGCATCTTCCTCTCCTTCTACGTCCTCACGCTGCTCATCgcctgctgggagagctgctg gcagcacaagAGGAAGGGGCTCTTGGCAGCCATGGATTCGCCCAACCTGGACACAG CATCACTCCTGG GTCACTCACGCAGCATCCCTGACTCCTTCCTGAACCATGGCCCCTACGACAGCTACGGCTACGGCTCCTTTG GGAatggctcctccagcagcaccgaGGGCATCACAGACAGCCTGGGCTCAGCAGAAGTCTCCTACAATTACGTGG GGCAGGAGCAGTTCAAGCGGCGCACACCCTCCACCCCGATGAGGCCGCTGAGCATTGCCATGG GGGAGCGGTCACTGGAGAACGTGGCCGGCCGGCCGCGCATGGACTCGCTCAGCTCCATCGAGGAGGATGACTACGACACGCTGGCCGACATTGACTACGACAAGAACGTCATCCGCACCAAG CAATACCTGTGCGTGGCTGACCTGGCGCGCAAGGACAAGCGGGTGCTGCGCAAGAAGTACCAGATCTACTTCTG GAACATCGCCACCATTGCTGTCTTCTACGCCCTCCCCGTCGTCCAGCTCGTCATCACCTACCAGACG GTGGTGAATGTCACTGGCAACCAGGACATCTGCTACTACAACTTCTTGTGCGCCCACCCCCTGGGGAACCTCAG CGCTTTCAACAACATCCTCAGCAACCTGGGCTACGTCCTGCTGGGTTTGCTCTTCCTGCTGATCATCCTGCAGCGCGAGATCAACTACAACCGCGCGCTCCTGCGCAACGACGCCCACGCCCTG GAGTGCGGCATCCCCAAGCACTTCGGGCTCTTCTACGCCATGGGCACCGCCCTCATGATGGAGGGGCTGCTCAGCGCCTGCTACCACGTCTGCCCCAACTACACCAACTTCCAGTTCG ACACGTCCTTCATGTACATGATCGCGGGGCTCTGCATGCTGAAGCTCTACCAGAAGCGCCATCCGGACATCAATGCCAGCGCCTACAGTGCCTACGCCTGCCTGGCCCTCGTCATCTTCTTCTCCGTGGTGGGCGTG GTCTTTGGGAAGGGGAACACGGCCTTCTGGATCGTCTTCTCCGTTATCCACATCGTGGCCACGCTGCTGCTGAGCACCCAGCTGTACTACATGGGGCGCTGGAAGCTGG actCGGGCATCCTGCGCAGGATCCTGCACGTGCTGTACACAGACTGCGTCCGGCAGTGCAGCGGGCCCATGTACGTG GACCGAATGGTGCTCCTGGTCATGGGAAACATCATCAACTGGTCGCT CTCCGCAGCGGCGAGCGCATCAAGCTCATCCCCCTGCTCTGCATCATCAGCACCTCTGTGGTCTGGGGCTTTgccctcttcttcttcttccaggGGCTCAGCACCTGGCAG AAAACGCCAGCTGAATCCCGGGAGCACAACCGTGACTGCATCCTGCTCGACTTCTTTGACGACCACGACATCTggcatttcctctcctccatcGCCATGTTCGGCTCCTTCCTG GTGCTGTTGA
- the SIDT2 gene encoding SID1 transmembrane family member 2 isoform X6, whose protein sequence is MSGAGAAALAWALLAGALLSPPPVRPQLQLQPRRDRDVQEKEAQFNTTYIDWVDANLLNIYAFNHSVRRNRTEGVRVSVNVLSDHKDRPVLFVVRQKEAVVSFQVPLILRGLYQRKYAYQEVSRTLCQPQTKAEVETQHFYVDVSTLSLNTSYQLRVTRVENFVLRTNERFSFNATAAQPQYFKYEFPEEVDSVIVKVTSAMAFPCSVISIQDILCPVYDLDNNVAFIGMYQTMTKKAAITVQKKDFPSHSFYVVVVVKTEDEVCGGPLPYYPLSKDASPDEPVDQHNRQKTLEVMVSPAITSEAYVRSVLFCLGIFLSFYVLTLLIACWESCWQHKRKGLLAAMDSPNLDTASLLGHSRSIPDSFLNHGPYDSYGYGSFGNGSSSSTEGITDSLGSAEVSYNYVGQEQFKRRTPSTPMRPLSIAMGERSLENVAGRPRMDSLSSIEEDDYDTLADIDYDKNVIRTKQYLCVADLARKDKRVLRKKYQIYFWNIATIAVFYALPVVQLVITYQTVVNVTGNQDICYYNFLCAHPLGNLSAFNNILSNLGYVLLGLLFLLIILQREINYNRALLRNDAHALECGIPKHFGLFYAMGTALMMEGLLSACYHVCPNYTNFQFDTSFMYMIAGLCMLKLYQKRHPDINASAYSAYACLALVIFFSVVGVVFGKGNTAFWIVFSVIHIVATLLLSTQLYYMGRWKLDSGILRRILHVLYTDCVRQCSGPMTEWCSWSWETSSTGRSPQRRAHQAHPPALHHQHLCGLGLCPLLLLPGAQHLAENAS, encoded by the exons ATGTCGGGCGCCGGGGCGGCCGCGCTGGCCTGGGCGCTGCTGGCCGGGGCACTGCTGTCCCCGCCGCCCGTCcggccccagctccagctccagccgcGCAGGGACCGCGACGTGCAGGAAAAGGAAGCGCAGTTCAACACCACCTACATCGACTGGGTGGACGCTAACCTGCTCAACATCTACGCCTTCAACCACAGCGTCCGGAGGAACAGG ACCGAGGGCGTGCGGGTGTCGGTCAACGTCCTCTCGGACCACAAGGACCGGCCCGTCCTCTTCGTGGTGAGGCAGAAGGAGGCGGTGGTCTCCTTCCAGGTGCCGCTCATCCTCCGGGGCCT GTACCAGCGGAAATACGCGTACCAGGAGGTGAGCCGCACGCTCTGCCAGCCGCAGACCAAGGCCGAGGTGGAGACCCAGCACTTCTACGTGGATGTCTCCACGCTCTCCCTCAACACTTCCTACCAGCTGCGGGTCACCCGCGTGGAGAATTTTGTGCTGCG GACCAATGAAAGGTTCAGCTTCAACGCCACGGCCGCCCAGCCACAG TACTTCAAGTATGAGTTCCCTGAGGAGGTGGACTCAGTGATTGTGAAGGTGACCTCGGCCATGGCCTTCCCCTGCTCCGTCATCTCCATCCAGGACATCCTG TGCCCCGTCTACGACCTGGACAACAACGTGGCCTTCATCGGGATGTACCAGACCATGACGAAGAAGGCGGCCATCACGGTGCAG AAGAAGGATTTCCCCAGCCATAGCTTCtatgtggtggtggtggtgaagaCGGAGGACGAGGTGTGCGGGGGGCCTCTGCCCTACTACCCCCTCTCCAAGGATGCCTCTCCAG ATGAACCCGTGGATCAGCACAACCGGCAGAAGACACTGGAGGTGATGGTGTCACCTGCCATAACCT ccgAGGCCTACGTGCGCAGTGTGCTCTTCTGTCTCGGCATCTTCCTCTCCTTCTACGTCCTCACGCTGCTCATCgcctgctgggagagctgctg gcagcacaagAGGAAGGGGCTCTTGGCAGCCATGGATTCGCCCAACCTGGACACAG CATCACTCCTGG GTCACTCACGCAGCATCCCTGACTCCTTCCTGAACCATGGCCCCTACGACAGCTACGGCTACGGCTCCTTTG GGAatggctcctccagcagcaccgaGGGCATCACAGACAGCCTGGGCTCAGCAGAAGTCTCCTACAATTACGTGG GGCAGGAGCAGTTCAAGCGGCGCACACCCTCCACCCCGATGAGGCCGCTGAGCATTGCCATGG GGGAGCGGTCACTGGAGAACGTGGCCGGCCGGCCGCGCATGGACTCGCTCAGCTCCATCGAGGAGGATGACTACGACACGCTGGCCGACATTGACTACGACAAGAACGTCATCCGCACCAAG CAATACCTGTGCGTGGCTGACCTGGCGCGCAAGGACAAGCGGGTGCTGCGCAAGAAGTACCAGATCTACTTCTG GAACATCGCCACCATTGCTGTCTTCTACGCCCTCCCCGTCGTCCAGCTCGTCATCACCTACCAGACG GTGGTGAATGTCACTGGCAACCAGGACATCTGCTACTACAACTTCTTGTGCGCCCACCCCCTGGGGAACCTCAG CGCTTTCAACAACATCCTCAGCAACCTGGGCTACGTCCTGCTGGGTTTGCTCTTCCTGCTGATCATCCTGCAGCGCGAGATCAACTACAACCGCGCGCTCCTGCGCAACGACGCCCACGCCCTG GAGTGCGGCATCCCCAAGCACTTCGGGCTCTTCTACGCCATGGGCACCGCCCTCATGATGGAGGGGCTGCTCAGCGCCTGCTACCACGTCTGCCCCAACTACACCAACTTCCAGTTCG ACACGTCCTTCATGTACATGATCGCGGGGCTCTGCATGCTGAAGCTCTACCAGAAGCGCCATCCGGACATCAATGCCAGCGCCTACAGTGCCTACGCCTGCCTGGCCCTCGTCATCTTCTTCTCCGTGGTGGGCGTG GTCTTTGGGAAGGGGAACACGGCCTTCTGGATCGTCTTCTCCGTTATCCACATCGTGGCCACGCTGCTGCTGAGCACCCAGCTGTACTACATGGGGCGCTGGAAGCTGG actCGGGCATCCTGCGCAGGATCCTGCACGTGCTGTACACAGACTGCGTCCGGCAGTGCAGCGGGCCCAT GACCGAATGGTGCTCCTGGTCATGGGAAACATCATCAACTGGTCGCT CTCCGCAGCGGCGAGCGCATCAAGCTCATCCCCCTGCTCTGCATCATCAGCACCTCTGTGGTCTGGGGCTTTgccctcttcttcttcttccaggGGCTCAGCACCTGGCAG AAAACGCCAGCTGA
- the SIDT2 gene encoding SID1 transmembrane family member 2 isoform X7, with product MSGAGAAALAWALLAGALLSPPPVRPQLQLQPRRDRDVQEKEAQFNTTYIDWVDANLLNIYAFNHSVRRNRTEGVRVSVNVLSDHKDRPVLFVVRQKEAVVSFQVPLILRGLYQRKYAYQEVSRTLCQPQTKAEVETQHFYVDVSTLSLNTSYQLRVTRVENFVLRTNERFSFNATAAQPQYFKYEFPEEVDSVIVKVTSAMAFPCSVISIQDILCPVYDLDNNVAFIGMYQTMTKKAAITVQKKDFPSHSFYVVVVVKTEDEVCGGPLPYYPLSKDASPDEPVDQHNRQKTLEVMVSPAITSEAYVRSVLFCLGIFLSFYVLTLLIACWESCWQHKRKGLLAAMDSPNLDTASLLGHSRSIPDSFLNHGPYDSYGYGSFGNGSSSSTEGITDSLGSAEVSYNYVGQEQFKRRTPSTPMRPLSIAMGERSLENVAGRPRMDSLSSIEEDDYDTLADIDYDKNVIRTKQYLCVADLARKDKRVLRKKYQIYFWNIATIAVFYALPVVQLVITYQTVVNVTGNQDICYYNFLCAHPLGNLSAFNNILSNLGYVLLGLLFLLIILQREINYNRALLRNDAHALECGIPKHFGLFYAMGTALMMEGLLSACYHVCPNYTNFQFDTSFMYMIAGLCMLKLYQKRHPDINASAYSAYACLALVIFFSVVGVVFGKGNTAFWIVFSVIHIVATLLLSTQLYYMGRWKLDSGILRRILHVLYTDCVRQCSGPMTEWCSWSWETSSTGR from the exons ATGTCGGGCGCCGGGGCGGCCGCGCTGGCCTGGGCGCTGCTGGCCGGGGCACTGCTGTCCCCGCCGCCCGTCcggccccagctccagctccagccgcGCAGGGACCGCGACGTGCAGGAAAAGGAAGCGCAGTTCAACACCACCTACATCGACTGGGTGGACGCTAACCTGCTCAACATCTACGCCTTCAACCACAGCGTCCGGAGGAACAGG ACCGAGGGCGTGCGGGTGTCGGTCAACGTCCTCTCGGACCACAAGGACCGGCCCGTCCTCTTCGTGGTGAGGCAGAAGGAGGCGGTGGTCTCCTTCCAGGTGCCGCTCATCCTCCGGGGCCT GTACCAGCGGAAATACGCGTACCAGGAGGTGAGCCGCACGCTCTGCCAGCCGCAGACCAAGGCCGAGGTGGAGACCCAGCACTTCTACGTGGATGTCTCCACGCTCTCCCTCAACACTTCCTACCAGCTGCGGGTCACCCGCGTGGAGAATTTTGTGCTGCG GACCAATGAAAGGTTCAGCTTCAACGCCACGGCCGCCCAGCCACAG TACTTCAAGTATGAGTTCCCTGAGGAGGTGGACTCAGTGATTGTGAAGGTGACCTCGGCCATGGCCTTCCCCTGCTCCGTCATCTCCATCCAGGACATCCTG TGCCCCGTCTACGACCTGGACAACAACGTGGCCTTCATCGGGATGTACCAGACCATGACGAAGAAGGCGGCCATCACGGTGCAG AAGAAGGATTTCCCCAGCCATAGCTTCtatgtggtggtggtggtgaagaCGGAGGACGAGGTGTGCGGGGGGCCTCTGCCCTACTACCCCCTCTCCAAGGATGCCTCTCCAG ATGAACCCGTGGATCAGCACAACCGGCAGAAGACACTGGAGGTGATGGTGTCACCTGCCATAACCT ccgAGGCCTACGTGCGCAGTGTGCTCTTCTGTCTCGGCATCTTCCTCTCCTTCTACGTCCTCACGCTGCTCATCgcctgctgggagagctgctg gcagcacaagAGGAAGGGGCTCTTGGCAGCCATGGATTCGCCCAACCTGGACACAG CATCACTCCTGG GTCACTCACGCAGCATCCCTGACTCCTTCCTGAACCATGGCCCCTACGACAGCTACGGCTACGGCTCCTTTG GGAatggctcctccagcagcaccgaGGGCATCACAGACAGCCTGGGCTCAGCAGAAGTCTCCTACAATTACGTGG GGCAGGAGCAGTTCAAGCGGCGCACACCCTCCACCCCGATGAGGCCGCTGAGCATTGCCATGG GGGAGCGGTCACTGGAGAACGTGGCCGGCCGGCCGCGCATGGACTCGCTCAGCTCCATCGAGGAGGATGACTACGACACGCTGGCCGACATTGACTACGACAAGAACGTCATCCGCACCAAG CAATACCTGTGCGTGGCTGACCTGGCGCGCAAGGACAAGCGGGTGCTGCGCAAGAAGTACCAGATCTACTTCTG GAACATCGCCACCATTGCTGTCTTCTACGCCCTCCCCGTCGTCCAGCTCGTCATCACCTACCAGACG GTGGTGAATGTCACTGGCAACCAGGACATCTGCTACTACAACTTCTTGTGCGCCCACCCCCTGGGGAACCTCAG CGCTTTCAACAACATCCTCAGCAACCTGGGCTACGTCCTGCTGGGTTTGCTCTTCCTGCTGATCATCCTGCAGCGCGAGATCAACTACAACCGCGCGCTCCTGCGCAACGACGCCCACGCCCTG GAGTGCGGCATCCCCAAGCACTTCGGGCTCTTCTACGCCATGGGCACCGCCCTCATGATGGAGGGGCTGCTCAGCGCCTGCTACCACGTCTGCCCCAACTACACCAACTTCCAGTTCG ACACGTCCTTCATGTACATGATCGCGGGGCTCTGCATGCTGAAGCTCTACCAGAAGCGCCATCCGGACATCAATGCCAGCGCCTACAGTGCCTACGCCTGCCTGGCCCTCGTCATCTTCTTCTCCGTGGTGGGCGTG GTCTTTGGGAAGGGGAACACGGCCTTCTGGATCGTCTTCTCCGTTATCCACATCGTGGCCACGCTGCTGCTGAGCACCCAGCTGTACTACATGGGGCGCTGGAAGCTGG actCGGGCATCCTGCGCAGGATCCTGCACGTGCTGTACACAGACTGCGTCCGGCAGTGCAGCGGGCCCAT GACCGAATGGTGCTCCTGGTCATGGGAAACATCATCAACTGGTCGCT AG